From a single Candidatus Brevundimonas phytovorans genomic region:
- the prmC gene encoding peptide chain release factor N(5)-glutamine methyltransferase → MSENAPAAPTLLSAWKGAQAQLKAAGVDSPSIDARLLLEASTGVGRVDILNDPYRVLDADRFAAFEAMVARRVKREPVSRILGKKGFWKIMLNVTPDVLSPRPDTETLLDVIVRAFAPHRAFDMIDLGTGSGAILLATLAERAGARGVGTDISTEAIAVARENAANLDLDGRCTFIRTEWASGFADDSFDLVVSNPPYIPTGDIAGLDPEVREHDPHLALDGGPDGLQPYRDLAPEIARILRPEGVFAVEIGWDQGAAVKALFEAAGFTGVKVVKDLGDRDRVVTNGPDPRVDPLPEA, encoded by the coding sequence ATGTCCGAAAACGCCCCCGCCGCCCCGACCCTGCTCTCCGCCTGGAAGGGCGCGCAAGCCCAGTTGAAAGCCGCCGGAGTCGACAGCCCGTCGATCGACGCCCGCCTGTTGCTGGAGGCGTCGACCGGCGTGGGCCGCGTCGACATCCTGAACGATCCCTATCGCGTGCTCGACGCCGACAGGTTCGCCGCCTTCGAGGCCATGGTCGCGCGCCGGGTGAAGCGCGAGCCGGTGTCGCGCATCCTGGGCAAGAAGGGCTTCTGGAAGATCATGCTGAACGTCACCCCCGACGTGCTCAGCCCGCGCCCGGACACCGAGACCCTGCTGGACGTCATCGTCCGCGCCTTTGCGCCGCATCGCGCCTTTGACATGATCGACCTGGGCACCGGCTCGGGCGCCATCCTGCTGGCCACCCTGGCCGAGCGAGCCGGGGCGCGCGGCGTCGGTACCGACATCTCGACCGAGGCCATCGCCGTGGCGCGTGAAAACGCCGCCAACCTGGATCTGGACGGCCGCTGCACCTTCATTCGCACCGAATGGGCCTCAGGCTTCGCCGACGACAGCTTCGACCTGGTGGTGTCCAACCCGCCCTATATCCCGACCGGCGATATCGCCGGCCTGGACCCGGAAGTGCGCGAGCACGACCCGCATCTGGCGCTGGACGGCGGCCCGGACGGCCTTCAGCCCTATCGCGACCTGGCCCCGGAAATCGCCCGCATCCTGCGCCCCGAAGGCGTCTTCGCCGTCGAGATCGGCTGGGATCAGGGCGCGGCGGTCAAGGCCCTGTTCGAGGCCGCCGGCTTCACCGGGGTCAAGGTGGTCAAGGACCTGGGCGACCGCGACCGCGTCGTCACCAACGGCCCGGACCCGCGCGTCGATCCCCTCCCGGAAGCGTGA
- a CDS encoding YihY/virulence factor BrkB family protein — protein MQNLLKRTPRRPKGGAVWRYLGAAAGGLAAGATAAHLLYTQGHKYGVELRPKRPEPLAPRDPTPEDFDAREPGRGRLAQHPVHIPRKGWTDIAWRTGMGYFGDRVGFVAGGVTFFMLLALFPTLGAFVTIYGLFADPADAWNQLSFLYEVLPSNVAQFLGAEMTRLAGGSTGQLTFTLVWTLALSLMAANGGVKTLFYGLNLAYHEVERRNIITYNLMCMGVTVTALLAVLLSSALVVGVPLVLSLFGLEEEWAHLAPLRWPLLYLGYVAALALIYRIGPCRARARWRWLTPGALFAAALSLLVSFLFSWFLSHFVRTDSYGPLAAAMGFLLWTWFSVQVILMGARLNAEIEHQTALDTTTGPPLPLGERGAVMADSVGPRRGHPAALAFTLKYAEALGDRMLKRRVRRKPG, from the coding sequence ATGCAGAACCTTCTGAAACGGACGCCGCGACGCCCAAAAGGCGGCGCGGTCTGGCGCTATCTGGGCGCGGCGGCGGGCGGACTGGCGGCGGGGGCCACGGCGGCGCACCTGCTCTATACCCAGGGGCACAAGTACGGCGTCGAACTGAGGCCCAAGCGGCCGGAGCCTCTGGCGCCGCGCGACCCCACGCCCGAGGATTTCGACGCCCGTGAACCGGGGCGCGGCCGCCTGGCCCAGCATCCGGTCCACATCCCGCGCAAGGGCTGGACCGACATCGCCTGGCGCACCGGCATGGGCTATTTCGGCGACCGGGTCGGCTTCGTCGCCGGGGGCGTGACCTTCTTCATGCTGCTGGCCCTGTTCCCGACGCTGGGCGCCTTTGTCACCATCTATGGCCTGTTCGCCGATCCGGCCGACGCCTGGAACCAGCTCAGCTTCCTCTACGAGGTTCTGCCGTCGAACGTGGCCCAGTTCCTGGGGGCCGAGATGACCCGGCTGGCGGGCGGATCCACCGGCCAGCTGACCTTCACCCTGGTCTGGACCCTGGCCCTGTCGCTGATGGCGGCCAACGGCGGGGTGAAGACCCTCTTTTACGGCCTGAACCTCGCCTATCATGAGGTCGAGCGGCGCAACATCATCACCTACAACCTGATGTGCATGGGCGTCACCGTCACGGCCCTGCTGGCGGTGCTGCTCAGTTCGGCCCTGGTGGTCGGCGTGCCCCTGGTTCTGTCGCTGTTCGGCCTGGAGGAGGAATGGGCGCATCTGGCGCCTCTGCGCTGGCCCCTGCTCTATCTCGGCTATGTCGCCGCCCTGGCCCTGATCTATCGCATCGGCCCCTGCCGGGCGCGAGCGCGCTGGCGCTGGCTGACGCCGGGAGCCCTGTTCGCAGCAGCGCTGAGCCTGCTGGTCTCCTTCCTGTTCAGCTGGTTCCTGAGCCATTTTGTCCGCACCGATTCCTATGGGCCGCTGGCGGCGGCCATGGGCTTCCTGCTGTGGACCTGGTTCTCGGTGCAGGTGATCCTGATGGGCGCCCGGCTGAACGCCGAGATCGAGCATCAGACGGCGCTGGACACCACCACGGGCCCGCCCCTGCCGCTCGGCGAGCGCGGGGCCGTCATGGCCGATTCCGTCGGCCCGCGCCGAGGCCATCCGGCGGCCCTCGCCTTCACCCTGAAATACGCCGAGGCCCTGGGCGACCGCATGCTGAAGCGGCGGGTGCGGCGTAAGCCGGGCTAA
- a CDS encoding serine hydrolase, with amino-acid sequence MSIRLSRRAALFSSAVAASSAALPGLALAQVRADTRTDEEIAAAADAWVQRCMAAWPEQPAVSLALVRDGKTVLAKGYGVRRQGKAEPADEHTLFAIASNSKNVTAACLAILVDEGKVKWDEPIRTYLPGFTLSDPVIGERITVRDTLSHRAGFGLGAGDLLFWPNSDRTRAEVLAQAAFVPIEDGFREDYHYCNLMFVVAGAVIEKVSGLSWEDFVQTRIFDKVGMSESVPLARLADPKKSALPHARVGPPLRLQGPMTQIAQSIAEVWNWDSAAAAGGICASATDWAKWIAVRLNDGKLADGTRLFSEAAAREMYKPNIIVSSSNGPTAELPNRAVASTYAMGLQVQDYRGERLATHGGGSPGGISSTVLIPGRKIGFSVFTNAEESFLLRALRSGLSDIAMNQVDVDWIADSKKREAEGTEKSLKAAVEIDAKQAAGAPPSMPLDAYVGTWRDPWYGDITIEQKTEGRGRNRKTGLWLAFTHTPALKGWLEPYDGETFRTRFADKREEDAFITFNIATAKPATATLKGVSPDIDFSYDYQDLRLTRV; translated from the coding sequence ATGTCCATCCGTCTGTCGCGCCGTGCGGCCCTGTTCTCCTCCGCCGTCGCCGCGTCGAGCGCCGCCCTGCCCGGTCTGGCCCTGGCCCAGGTTCGCGCCGACACGCGCACCGACGAGGAGATCGCCGCCGCCGCCGACGCCTGGGTGCAGCGCTGCATGGCCGCCTGGCCGGAGCAGCCGGCCGTGTCCCTGGCCCTGGTTCGCGACGGCAAGACGGTGCTGGCCAAGGGTTACGGCGTGCGCCGTCAGGGCAAGGCCGAACCGGCGGATGAACACACCCTGTTCGCCATCGCGTCGAACTCCAAGAACGTCACCGCCGCCTGCCTGGCCATCCTGGTCGACGAGGGCAAGGTGAAGTGGGACGAGCCGATCAGGACCTATCTGCCGGGCTTCACCCTGTCGGACCCGGTGATCGGCGAGCGCATCACCGTGCGCGACACCCTGAGCCACCGCGCCGGTTTCGGCCTGGGCGCGGGGGATCTGCTGTTCTGGCCCAACAGCGACCGGACCCGCGCCGAGGTCCTGGCCCAGGCCGCCTTCGTGCCGATCGAGGACGGCTTCCGCGAGGACTACCACTACTGCAACCTGATGTTCGTGGTGGCGGGCGCGGTGATCGAGAAGGTGTCGGGTCTGTCGTGGGAAGACTTCGTCCAGACCCGCATCTTCGACAAGGTGGGCATGAGCGAGAGTGTGCCTCTGGCCCGTCTGGCCGATCCCAAGAAGTCCGCCCTGCCTCACGCCCGCGTCGGACCGCCGCTGCGCCTTCAAGGGCCGATGACCCAGATCGCCCAATCAATCGCCGAGGTGTGGAATTGGGATTCGGCGGCGGCGGCGGGCGGCATCTGCGCCAGCGCCACCGACTGGGCCAAGTGGATCGCCGTGCGCCTGAACGACGGCAAGCTGGCCGACGGAACGCGCCTGTTCTCGGAAGCCGCCGCGCGCGAGATGTACAAGCCCAACATCATCGTCTCTTCGTCGAACGGACCGACGGCGGAGCTGCCCAACCGGGCCGTGGCCTCGACCTACGCCATGGGCCTGCAGGTGCAGGACTATCGCGGCGAGCGGCTGGCCACCCACGGCGGCGGCTCGCCGGGCGGCATCTCCTCCACCGTCCTGATCCCCGGCCGCAAGATCGGCTTCTCGGTCTTCACCAACGCCGAGGAGAGCTTCCTGCTGCGCGCCCTGCGCTCGGGCCTGTCCGACATCGCCATGAACCAGGTCGACGTCGACTGGATCGCCGACTCGAAAAAGCGCGAAGCCGAAGGGACCGAGAAGTCGCTGAAGGCCGCCGTCGAGATCGACGCCAAGCAGGCGGCGGGCGCCCCGCCCTCCATGCCGCTGGACGCCTATGTCGGGACCTGGCGCGACCCCTGGTATGGCGACATCACCATCGAGCAGAAGACCGAGGGGCGTGGGCGCAACCGCAAGACCGGCCTGTGGCTGGCCTTCACCCACACCCCGGCGCTGAAGGGCTGGCTGGAGCCCTATGACGGCGAGACCTTCCGCACCCGCTTTGCCGACAAGCGCGAGGAGGACGCCTTCATCACCTTCAACATCGCGACCGCCAAGCCGGCGACGGCGACGCTCAAGGGCGTCTCGCCCGACATCGACTTCTCCTACGACTATCAGGACCTGCGGCTGACGCGGGTCTGA
- a CDS encoding response regulator yields MFDGNADATVGADDNVARLCALYDGLLEQSDATISAEAETELKALAKIFDLDAERPAAELWPAVRAVLVRQAPAETPAAAPEAVGPLTILLVEDDAEAAAALTEALDAAGHRIVGPFHSAEAAEAATALHAIDLALLDINLSGEATGADLARSLKARWGVPVIFLSGDVSAAAANAELAAAMVIKPYTGRDVLDAIARLDLVA; encoded by the coding sequence ATGTTCGACGGAAACGCGGATGCGACCGTAGGCGCGGACGACAATGTGGCGCGGCTGTGCGCCCTTTACGACGGCTTGCTGGAGCAATCGGATGCGACGATTTCCGCCGAGGCCGAAACTGAACTGAAGGCCCTGGCCAAGATTTTCGATCTGGACGCCGAACGGCCCGCGGCCGAGCTGTGGCCCGCCGTGCGCGCCGTCCTGGTGCGTCAGGCGCCGGCGGAGACGCCGGCCGCCGCGCCCGAGGCGGTCGGCCCCCTGACCATCCTGCTGGTGGAGGATGACGCGGAGGCGGCCGCCGCCCTGACCGAGGCCCTGGACGCCGCCGGCCATCGCATCGTCGGCCCCTTCCACAGCGCCGAGGCGGCCGAAGCGGCCACCGCGCTGCACGCCATCGACCTGGCTCTTCTGGACATCAACCTGTCGGGCGAGGCGACCGGGGCCGATCTGGCCCGCAGCCTGAAGGCGCGCTGGGGCGTGCCGGTCATCTTTCTGTCGGGCGACGTCAGCGCCGCCGCCGCCAACGCCGAACTGGCCGCCGCCATGGTCATCAAGCCCTACACCGGGCGCGACGTGCTGGACGCCATCGCGCGGCTGGACCTCGTCGCCTGA
- a CDS encoding DUF4167 domain-containing protein, whose product MRDFKGMKRQRGRNRKPGSGGGNNANATNPNRSWDSQGPENIKVRGNAQTVYERYMQLARDASAAGDRVLAENYTQHAEHYFRVLRALQPQRPVSEIAQRELAGQGFDIDFEDESGAQAAAIIAAAQAEQQKIDDEARRQAERAERDANRDRDRDYNRDRDNNRDRDREPRPEREPREPREPRTDDREPRAEGETREGGRRETRRERWERRREERNRRFENGEATPEDEARALAEAEYVPEAGSEEAAAAPVVETEAEARPARAPRRPRADRAPAESPAEGEVSDGMGLPGFLTRPTTPSSDETASDEAPAPKRRAPRRKVEPADEG is encoded by the coding sequence ATGAGAGATTTCAAGGGCATGAAGCGTCAGCGCGGACGCAACCGGAAGCCCGGCAGCGGCGGCGGCAACAACGCCAACGCCACCAATCCGAACCGGTCGTGGGACTCGCAGGGCCCCGAGAACATCAAGGTCCGCGGCAACGCCCAGACCGTCTATGAGCGCTATATGCAGCTGGCGCGCGACGCCTCGGCCGCCGGCGATCGCGTCCTGGCCGAGAACTACACCCAGCACGCCGAACACTATTTCCGCGTCCTGCGCGCCCTGCAGCCGCAGCGTCCGGTCAGCGAGATCGCCCAGCGCGAACTGGCCGGTCAGGGCTTCGACATCGACTTCGAAGACGAGTCGGGCGCCCAGGCCGCCGCCATCATCGCCGCTGCTCAGGCCGAGCAGCAGAAGATCGACGACGAGGCCCGCCGTCAGGCCGAACGCGCCGAGCGCGACGCCAACCGCGACCGCGACCGCGACTACAACCGGGATCGCGACAACAACCGCGACCGGGATCGTGAACCGCGCCCAGAACGCGAGCCGCGCGAACCCCGCGAGCCCCGCACGGACGACCGCGAACCCCGCGCCGAGGGCGAGACCCGCGAAGGCGGTCGCCGCGAGACCCGCCGCGAGCGCTGGGAGCGTCGCCGCGAGGAACGCAACCGCCGCTTCGAGAACGGCGAGGCCACGCCCGAGGACGAAGCCCGCGCCCTGGCCGAAGCGGAGTACGTGCCGGAAGCCGGTTCGGAAGAAGCGGCCGCCGCGCCCGTCGTCGAGACCGAGGCCGAGGCTCGTCCCGCCCGCGCCCCGCGTCGCCCGCGCGCCGACCGCGCCCCGGCCGAGTCCCCCGCCGAAGGCGAGGTCAGCGACGGCATGGGCTTGCCCGGCTTCCTGACCCGGCCGACGACCCCGTCCTCGGACGAGACGGCTTCGGACGAGGCTCCGGCGCCGAAGCGTCGCGCGCCCCGCCGCAAGGTCGAGCCCGCCGACGAGGGGTGA
- a CDS encoding DUF2167 domain-containing protein: MFKMLATVTAALCLALAAPATASVTPTPEQAAYMAAMRRLETEIQGQGGDVHLSGPKVTLRLGETYQFYDAAEARRILVDAWGNPPASTEGVLGMIFPAGKSFTGETWGAVVRYSADGYVSDDDARTIDYTELLTTIQNGEDAENREREAAGYPGLHLVGWAQAPSYDAQRHAMIWAKEIAFNGDPVPVLNYDVRVLGRRGVVSLNIISIMPELPEVKQAAEGLMATAAFDEGARYADYQAGTDQKAAYGLAGLVAGGAAVAVAKKAGLIGILLLILKKGGVFLVAGAAGAVGWVRSRLGLKKKPASRPLYEAELAPADAEPAIDAPSEDAPPHAADERPA, translated from the coding sequence ATGTTCAAGATGTTAGCCACAGTCACGGCCGCGCTTTGCCTGGCGCTCGCCGCGCCCGCGACAGCCAGCGTCACGCCGACGCCGGAACAGGCCGCCTATATGGCCGCGATGCGTCGGCTGGAGACCGAGATTCAGGGGCAAGGCGGCGATGTCCACCTGAGCGGTCCCAAGGTGACGCTGCGGCTCGGCGAAACCTATCAGTTCTACGACGCGGCCGAGGCGCGCCGCATTCTGGTCGACGCCTGGGGCAATCCGCCGGCCTCGACCGAGGGGGTGCTGGGCATGATCTTCCCCGCCGGCAAGTCCTTCACGGGCGAGACCTGGGGCGCAGTGGTGCGCTATTCGGCGGACGGCTACGTCTCCGACGACGACGCGCGGACCATCGACTACACCGAACTGCTGACGACCATCCAGAACGGCGAGGACGCCGAAAACCGCGAGCGTGAGGCCGCCGGCTATCCGGGCCTCCATCTGGTCGGCTGGGCGCAGGCCCCGTCCTATGACGCGCAGCGACACGCCATGATCTGGGCCAAGGAGATCGCGTTCAACGGCGATCCCGTCCCTGTGCTCAACTATGATGTGCGTGTTCTGGGGCGGCGCGGGGTCGTCAGCCTGAACATCATTTCGATCATGCCGGAACTGCCCGAGGTCAAACAGGCCGCCGAAGGGCTGATGGCCACAGCCGCCTTCGACGAGGGCGCGCGCTACGCCGACTATCAGGCCGGCACGGATCAGAAAGCGGCCTATGGTCTGGCCGGCCTGGTAGCGGGCGGCGCCGCCGTCGCCGTGGCCAAGAAGGCCGGGCTGATCGGCATCCTGCTGCTGATCCTCAAGAAGGGCGGCGTCTTCCTGGTCGCCGGGGCGGCGGGCGCTGTCGGCTGGGTCCGCTCGCGGCTCGGCCTCAAGAAGAAGCCCGCGTCCCGCCCTCTCTACGAGGCGGAGCTCGCCCCGGCCGACGCCGAACCGGCGATCGACGCCCCGTCCGAGGATGCGCCGCCGCACGCCGCGGACGAACGCCCCGCCTGA
- a CDS encoding DUF4893 domain-containing protein, which translates to MSRLSAGISRFKARLPHALIPGLLATALVAGCATTPPPPPPPPPPSAPDAPSGAVLSDWRGVVTAADRDRYQRRDAAWTLALQQARRQPGSGDLSALGDLIVPDAARPSVTPPVGTYRCRTVKLGSQGGDEGLGYVVYGWFACRIEQTPAGLKFSKLTGSQRPSGLLFPENDRHMIFLGSMALASEPAARSYGQRPERDMVAVVERIGERRWRLAIPWPANESNLDLIELVPAAR; encoded by the coding sequence ATGTCACGGTTGTCGGCCGGTATTTCACGTTTCAAGGCGAGGCTTCCTCACGCCCTGATTCCGGGTCTTCTGGCGACGGCGCTTGTGGCCGGCTGTGCGACCACGCCGCCGCCCCCGCCCCCGCCGCCCCCGCCTTCGGCCCCCGACGCCCCCAGCGGCGCGGTGCTCAGCGACTGGCGCGGCGTCGTCACCGCCGCCGACCGCGACCGCTATCAACGCCGCGACGCCGCCTGGACCCTGGCCCTGCAACAGGCCCGACGTCAGCCCGGCTCAGGCGATCTGAGCGCGCTCGGCGACCTCATCGTCCCGGACGCGGCGCGCCCCTCGGTGACGCCGCCGGTCGGGACCTATCGCTGCCGTACTGTCAAGCTGGGCTCCCAGGGCGGCGACGAAGGGCTGGGCTATGTCGTTTACGGCTGGTTCGCCTGCCGCATCGAACAGACGCCCGCCGGCCTGAAATTCTCCAAGCTGACCGGATCGCAGCGACCCAGCGGTCTGCTCTTTCCCGAGAATGATCGCCACATGATCTTCCTCGGCTCGATGGCCCTGGCCTCCGAACCCGCCGCCCGCTCCTATGGCCAGCGCCCGGAGCGGGACATGGTGGCGGTGGTCGAGCGCATCGGCGAGCGCCGCTGGCGTCTGGCTATTCCCTGGCCGGCCAATGAGTCCAACCTGGACCTGATCGAACTGGTCCCCGCGGCGCGCTGA
- the prfA gene encoding peptide chain release factor 1, with product MRLPQARLDQVLDRFHQVEARMSAASDGAEIVRLSKEYAELKPVADAVQTLARARAEVEDLQAMASDPEMAAMAADELDALNARLPELEREVALLLAPRDADENASAVLEVRAGTGGDEAAIFAGDLFRMYSRYASTRGWRVEIDSLTEGDAGGYKEIIATVTGEGVFGRLKFESGVHRVQRVPATESQGRIHTSAATVAVLPEVEDVEIEIHDKDIRIDTYRSSGSGGQHVNTTDSAVRITHLPTGIMVTSSEKSQHVNRDKAMKNLRVRLYDMQRQAKDLARSDTRKSQVGSGDRSERIRTYNYPQGRVSDHRINLTLHSLPQIMEGDIDPLLNALIAEDQAARLADLEAEFG from the coding sequence TTGCGACTGCCCCAGGCCCGGCTCGATCAGGTGCTCGACCGCTTCCACCAGGTGGAGGCGCGCATGAGCGCGGCCTCGGACGGCGCCGAGATCGTGCGCCTGTCCAAAGAGTACGCCGAGCTGAAGCCGGTGGCCGACGCCGTACAGACCCTGGCCCGCGCCCGCGCCGAGGTCGAGGACCTGCAGGCCATGGCCTCGGACCCGGAAATGGCCGCCATGGCCGCCGACGAACTGGACGCCCTGAACGCGCGCCTGCCGGAGCTGGAACGCGAGGTCGCCTTGCTGCTGGCGCCCCGCGACGCCGACGAAAACGCCTCGGCCGTGCTGGAAGTGCGCGCCGGCACCGGCGGCGACGAGGCGGCCATCTTCGCCGGCGACCTGTTCCGCATGTATTCGCGCTACGCCTCCACGCGCGGCTGGCGGGTCGAGATCGACAGCCTGACCGAGGGCGATGCGGGCGGCTACAAGGAAATCATCGCCACCGTCACCGGCGAGGGCGTGTTCGGCCGGCTGAAGTTCGAGAGCGGCGTCCACCGGGTGCAGCGCGTCCCGGCGACCGAGTCGCAAGGCCGCATCCACACCTCGGCGGCGACGGTCGCCGTCCTGCCCGAGGTCGAGGACGTCGAGATCGAGATCCACGACAAGGACATCCGCATCGACACCTATCGCTCGTCGGGCAGCGGCGGCCAGCACGTCAACACGACCGATTCCGCCGTGCGCATCACCCACCTGCCCACCGGCATCATGGTGACGTCCTCGGAGAAGTCCCAGCACGTCAACCGCGACAAGGCGATGAAGAACCTGCGCGTGCGCCTCTATGACATGCAGCGTCAGGCCAAGGACCTGGCGCGTTCCGATACGCGCAAGTCCCAGGTCGGCTCGGGCGACCGCTCCGAGCGCATTCGCACCTACAACTACCCGCAGGGCCGGGTCAGCGATCACCGCATCAACCTGACCCTGCACAGCCTGCCCCAGATCATGGAAGGCGACATCGACCCCCTGCTGAACGCCCTGATCGCCGAGGACCAGGCCGCCCGCCTGGCCGATCTGGAAGCCGAGTTCGGCTAA
- a CDS encoding ATP-binding protein, with translation MQLVLVVVALALSGCWAGLRLAIRAKGEARTLRRLNATLEARAEQRARDLQTALTLAEGQAAQVEAAHRAKTEFLASMSHELRTPLNAVIGFADLMRLNEAQDPLSHRQHQALEQIRAAGARLLTLVDEVLNLADIEGGRLALSVERVDPLLVARQVCDALKPMAEAAGIDLREPPAVAGLAARADRERLRQVLTALIANAVKYNRPGGAVLIEARQSSDGVSLSVHDTGPGLPGARLDGLFQPFNRLGRETSEVPGAGLGLAVARRLIQAMDGRLEAESREGEGSVFTVHLPVAVETPRLVSASPVPAAALPDATLLYVEDNPSNIVLMRHVVAALGRIQLHVAETGPDGLTLARDLRPDVIILHINLPGMDGFAVKARLAEDALTRDVPVLALSARAAFADIRRGREAGFAEYLTKPLQIPALVEALSRALSPKAAPSAADADAA, from the coding sequence ATGCAACTCGTTCTGGTGGTGGTCGCCCTGGCCTTGTCGGGCTGCTGGGCGGGATTGAGGCTCGCGATCCGGGCCAAGGGCGAGGCCAGGACGCTGCGGCGTCTCAACGCCACGCTGGAGGCCCGCGCCGAGCAGCGTGCGCGGGACCTGCAGACCGCCCTGACCCTGGCCGAGGGACAGGCGGCCCAGGTCGAGGCGGCGCACCGCGCCAAGACCGAATTCCTGGCCAGCATGAGCCATGAGCTGCGCACGCCGCTGAACGCGGTCATCGGGTTCGCCGACCTGATGCGGCTGAACGAAGCCCAGGACCCGCTCAGTCACCGTCAGCATCAGGCGCTGGAGCAGATCCGCGCCGCCGGCGCTCGGCTGCTGACCCTGGTGGACGAGGTGCTGAACCTCGCAGACATCGAGGGCGGCCGCCTGGCGCTCAGCGTCGAGCGGGTCGATCCCCTGCTGGTCGCGCGTCAGGTCTGCGACGCCCTGAAACCCATGGCCGAGGCGGCGGGCATCGACCTGCGCGAGCCGCCGGCCGTCGCCGGCCTGGCCGCCCGCGCCGACCGCGAGCGCCTGCGTCAGGTGCTGACCGCCCTGATCGCCAACGCCGTCAAGTACAACCGCCCCGGCGGCGCCGTCCTGATCGAGGCGCGCCAGTCGTCAGACGGGGTCAGTCTCAGCGTCCATGATACCGGACCGGGCCTGCCAGGCGCGCGGCTGGACGGCCTGTTCCAGCCCTTCAACCGCCTCGGCCGCGAGACCTCCGAGGTGCCGGGCGCGGGCCTGGGCCTGGCGGTGGCGCGGCGTCTGATCCAGGCCATGGACGGGCGGCTGGAGGCCGAAAGCCGCGAAGGCGAAGGATCGGTCTTCACCGTCCATCTGCCGGTGGCCGTCGAGACGCCGCGTCTTGTTTCCGCCTCGCCCGTGCCGGCGGCGGCCCTGCCCGATGCGACCCTGCTCTATGTCGAGGACAATCCCTCCAACATCGTCCTGATGCGCCACGTCGTCGCCGCCCTGGGTCGCATCCAGCTGCACGTCGCCGAGACGGGGCCGGACGGCCTGACCCTGGCCCGCGACCTGCGTCCCGACGTCATCATCCTCCACATCAACCTGCCCGGCATGGACGGCTTTGCGGTCAAGGCGCGGCTGGCCGAAGATGCGCTGACGCGCGACGTGCCGGTCCTGGCGCTGTCGGCTCGCGCGGCCTTTGCCGACATCCGGCGCGGACGCGAGGCCGGGTTCGCCGAATACCTGACCAAGCCGTTGCAGATCCCCGCCCTGGTCGAGGCCCTTTCGCGGGCCCTGAGCCCCAAGGCCGCCCCCTCGGCGGCGGATGCGGACGCCGCCTGA
- a CDS encoding Crp/Fnr family transcriptional regulator encodes MTNALIEKLSRRDTVSPVEIAALAEVLDPPRKVDANVDIVLEHSITDHSILLLEGFTARYSTLTDGRRQITEINVAGDFVDLHSLLMKQMDHGVVTLSPCVIAHAPHARLRRLTDQHGHLTRLLWLDTIIDAAIHRQWLVAMGRRSGLGHLSHLVCELFTRLSAVGLNDGQSFDMPLTQTVLGDALGLSTVHVNRLIAELRREGLVRWTNPRVDILDWPRLAQIAEFDPTYLRLHAAPV; translated from the coding sequence ATGACCAACGCCCTCATTGAAAAACTGTCGCGCCGGGACACGGTTTCGCCCGTCGAGATCGCCGCCCTGGCCGAGGTTCTCGACCCGCCGCGCAAGGTCGACGCCAATGTCGATATCGTGCTGGAGCATTCCATCACCGACCACAGCATCCTGTTGCTGGAAGGATTCACGGCGCGCTATTCCACCCTGACCGACGGACGGCGGCAGATCACCGAGATCAACGTGGCCGGCGACTTCGTCGACCTTCACAGCCTGCTGATGAAGCAGATGGATCACGGCGTGGTCACGCTCAGCCCCTGCGTCATCGCCCATGCCCCGCACGCCCGGCTGCGCCGGCTGACCGACCAGCACGGCCACCTGACGCGACTGCTCTGGCTCGACACCATCATCGACGCCGCCATCCATCGCCAGTGGCTGGTGGCCATGGGACGGCGCAGCGGCCTGGGGCATCTGTCGCACCTGGTCTGCGAACTGTTCACCCGGTTGAGCGCGGTCGGGCTGAACGACGGCCAGAGCTTCGACATGCCGCTGACCCAGACGGTTCTGGGCGACGCGCTTGGCCTGTCGACGGTGCACGTCAACCGCCTGATCGCCGAGCTCCGCCGCGAGGGCCTGGTCCGCTGGACCAACCCGCGCGTGGATATTCTGGACTGGCCCCGTCTGGCCCAGATCGCCGAGTTCGACCCCACCTATCTGCGGCTGCACGCCGCCCCCGTCTAA